Genomic segment of Dactylococcopsis salina PCC 8305:
GGGCGCATCCCATCAAGCCCCCCCGACCCCCCAATCTTGGGGGGAGAAGCAGCAGCAAGTAAGTCCCCCAGACTTGGGGGATTTAGGAGGCGTATCTTCTCACTCAAGTCCCCCAGACTTGGGGAATTTAGGGGGCGTATCCCATCAAGCCCCCCCGACCCCCCAATCTTGGGGGGAGAAGCAGCAGCAAGTAAGTCCCCCAGACTTGGGGGATTTAGGAGGCGTATCTTCTCACTCAAGTCCCCCAGACTTGGGGGATTTAGGGGGCGTATCCCATCAAGCCCCCCCGCCCCCCCAATCTTGGGGGGAGAAGCAGCAGCAAGTAAGTCCCCCAGACTTGGGGGATTTAGGGGGCGCATCTTCTCACTCAAGTCCCCCAGACTTGGGGGATTTAGGGGGCGCATCCCATCAAGCCCCCCCGACCCCCCAACCTTGGGGGGAGAAAAATCAGCAAGCCACTCCCCCAGACTTGGGGGATTTAGGGGGCGCATCCCATCAAGCCCCCCCGACCCCCCAACCTTGGGGGGAGAAAAATCAGCAAGCCACTCCCCCAGACTTGGGGGATTTAGGGGGCGTATCCATTCAGCAAAAAGTTCATCTGAAATACGAAGGAACAGACTCTCCTCTGCTAGTTAATTATGACAGTGGGGAAGCAATGGCACAAGAATTTCAAACCCTTCATCAACAGCGTTACGGGTTTGTCATGGAAGGGAAACCTTTAGTTGTCGATGCGGTTTCTGTAGAGTTGATTTATCAAACAGAAACTCTCACGGAAAAAACTATTTCCCGTCAACAAGAAACGCCACCGCAACCCATCACCACTGTTTCTGTTTATCTTGGAGACAAATGGCGCGATACTCCTGTCTATCAACGAGAAGAGTTACAACCACAAGATATTATTTCCAGTCCAGCGATTATCATTGAACCCACAGGAACGAATATTATTGAACTCGGTTGGGAAGCAACAGTGAATAATCACGGTCATCTCATCCTGACCAAACAAGCAGAAGCAGAAAGTCTCACCGTACAACCCACCGCAACAGAAAAACCAGACCCTGTTTTACTAGAGATTTTTAATAACTTGTTCCGTTCCATTGCCGAACAAATGGGAACAACGTTACAGAATACCAGTTATTCCGTAAATATTAAAGAGCGTTTGGACTTTTCTTGTGCAATTTTCGACCAGAATGGGCAATTAGTAGCAAATGCACCTCATATTCCCGTCCATTTAGGATCAATGAGTGAGAGTGTGGGAAGTTTGATCAAAGCCCAACAAGGAAACCTGAAACGAGGGGATGTATATGTTTTGAATAACCCCTACAACGGCGGAACCCATCTCCCTGATGTTACCGTGATTACCCCTGTTTTTGTGGATAATAGTTCTTCTCCTCTGTTTTATGTCGCCTCTAGAGGACATCACGCCGATATTGGCGGAATTACTCCTGGTTCCATGCCTCCTCATAGTACCAGTATCGAAGAAGAAGGGGTGTTACTGGATAACTTTTTATTGGTGGAAGAGGGAGAGTTTCGAGAAAGAAGTCTGTTGGAAAAACTGACTACAGGGAAGTATCCCGTGCGAAATGTTACCCAGAATATAGCAGACTTACAAGCGCAAATTGCTGCGAATGAGAAAGGCGTACAAGAATTATTGCGGATGGTGGAACAGTTTAGCTTGGAAACGGTACAAGCGTATATGTTCCATGTGCAAAACAATGCAGAAACAGCCGTTAAAAAAGTGATTGAAAGACTACAGGAGGGAAGTTATCGTACAGAGTTAGATACAGGGGGACACATTCAGGTTAAGATTAGTCGTCCCTCCAGTGGGGGGGAAGGATGCGCCAAAGTTGATTTTACAGGAACATCTCCCCAACAGGAAAGTAACTTCAACGCACCCGCAGCCGTTTGTAAAGCTGCTGTGTTGTATGTATTTCGGACATTGGTAGATGATAATATTCCCCTCAATGCTGGCTGTTTGAACCCCATAGACATTATTATTCCTGAAGGCTGCTTATTAAATCCCATTCCTCCTGCTGCGGTAGTTGCGGGTAATGTGGAAACCTCCCAGTTAGTTGTGGATGCGCTTTATGGGGCGTTAGGGGTAATGGCTGCATCACAGGGAACGATGAATAATTTCACCTTTGGGAACGATCGTTATCAGTATTATGAAACGATTTGTGGCGGTGCTGGTGCGGGAAATGGTTTCAACGGTGCGGATGCGGTACAGACTCACATGACCAACTCTCGTTTAACTGACCCAGAGGTGTTAGAGTGGCGGTTTCCTGTGTTAGTAGAACAGTTTAGCATTCGGGAGAATAGTGGCGGAAATGGTCGTCATCGTGGCGGAAATGGCGTTATTCGTCGCATTAAATTCTTAGAAGCAATGACGGCGGGAATTTTGTCTGGTCGTCGTCAGTTTGCGCCGTTTGGGTTAGCAGGGGGAGAGTCTGGGAAAATGGGACGCAATGCAGTTGAAAGAAAAGATGGAACGGTTGAAGTTTTGGAGAGTACGGCGACTGTGGAAATGGAAGGGGGAGATGTGTTTATAATTGAAACCCCTGGCGGTGGGGGATATGGAACACTTAGCTAATCATAATTGATTCGTATTACGTTTCGAGCTTACTCTAACGAATCTGTTGCTAAACTAATACTAGGGGATTGAAAATTATACCATTTCTAAGAAGTTAGGTTACAGTTTATCCCCCCAACCCCCCTTTGAAAGGGGGGCTTTACTGGATCGGTGTGTAGCGCCAGTTGATCGAAATGGTATTACTAAAAAACAGAG
This window contains:
- a CDS encoding hydantoinase B/oxoprolinase family protein, with product MLEQWQFWIDRGGTFTDIVAKGEDGTILTHKLLSENPDHYQDAAIQGIRDILGLTSDQPLPSDKIQAVKMGTTVATNALLEHKGERVVLLISKGFRDALRIGYQNRPDIFAREIILPEMVYESVIEVEERIDANGEIITPLNVEQVKQDLKTAYDQGIRSCAIVLMHGYRYSHHENQIADIAKQLNFTQISVSHQVAPLMKLVSRGDTTVVDAYLSPILRRYVEQVANQLNLSEDNATQLLFMQSNGGLVDAKLFQGKDSILSGPAGGIVGAVKTSQIAGYDQIISFDMGGTSTDVAHYAGEYERNLETEIAGVRLKTPMMAIHTVAAGGGSIVEFDGLRYRVGPASAGAYPGPAAYGNGGPLTITDCNVKVGKLQPQFFPHVFGKNQDEPLNVEAVEAKFQELTAKIRDNRPPEAVASGFLAIAVEKMANAIKKISLEKGYDVSQYTLCCFGGAGGQHACLIADALGMKRVLIHPYAGVLSAYGIGLADIRVLREQTVEAELTSDLDLDSIFSPLIASAQQELSQQVPQSWGDLAPPTPQSWGEKQQQVSPPDLGDLGGASHQAPPTPQSWGEKNQQATPPDLGDLGGASHQAPPTPQSWGEKQQQVSPPDLGDLGGVSSHSSPPDLGNLGGVSHQAPPTPQSWGEKQQQVSPPDLGDLGGVSSHSSPPDLGDLGGVSHQAPPPPQSWGEKQQQVSPPDLGDLGGASSHSSPPDLGDLGGASHQAPPTPQPWGEKNQQATPPDLGDLGGASHQAPPTPQPWGEKNQQATPPDLGDLGGVSIQQKVHLKYEGTDSPLLVNYDSGEAMAQEFQTLHQQRYGFVMEGKPLVVDAVSVELIYQTETLTEKTISRQQETPPQPITTVSVYLGDKWRDTPVYQREELQPQDIISSPAIIIEPTGTNIIELGWEATVNNHGHLILTKQAEAESLTVQPTATEKPDPVLLEIFNNLFRSIAEQMGTTLQNTSYSVNIKERLDFSCAIFDQNGQLVANAPHIPVHLGSMSESVGSLIKAQQGNLKRGDVYVLNNPYNGGTHLPDVTVITPVFVDNSSSPLFYVASRGHHADIGGITPGSMPPHSTSIEEEGVLLDNFLLVEEGEFRERSLLEKLTTGKYPVRNVTQNIADLQAQIAANEKGVQELLRMVEQFSLETVQAYMFHVQNNAETAVKKVIERLQEGSYRTELDTGGHIQVKISRPSSGGEGCAKVDFTGTSPQQESNFNAPAAVCKAAVLYVFRTLVDDNIPLNAGCLNPIDIIIPEGCLLNPIPPAAVVAGNVETSQLVVDALYGALGVMAASQGTMNNFTFGNDRYQYYETICGGAGAGNGFNGADAVQTHMTNSRLTDPEVLEWRFPVLVEQFSIRENSGGNGRHRGGNGVIRRIKFLEAMTAGILSGRRQFAPFGLAGGESGKMGRNAVERKDGTVEVLESTATVEMEGGDVFIIETPGGGGYGTLS